Proteins encoded in a region of the Rhizobium sp. CC-YZS058 genome:
- a CDS encoding DUF2087 domain-containing protein, giving the protein MDLIDADGRVTRWPRKREQRLIVLDHLAALFERGRSYPEKEINEILKAGHLFGDWALLRRELFESGRLDRDAKSGLYWRI; this is encoded by the coding sequence ATGGACCTGATCGATGCAGACGGACGGGTAACGCGCTGGCCTCGCAAAAGAGAACAGCGACTGATTGTGCTCGACCACCTCGCCGCCCTGTTCGAACGGGGCCGGTCATACCCAGAGAAAGAGATCAACGAGATCCTCAAGGCCGGCCACCTGTTTGGCGACTGGGCCCTGCTTCGACGCGAACTCTTCGAAAGCGGTCGGCTCGACCGAGATGCGAAAAGCGGGCTCTACTGGCGGATTTGA
- the ytfQ gene encoding galactofuranose ABC transporter, galactofuranose-binding protein YtfQ, with translation MKFVKALSCATILAASVFSAASAADMTVGFSQIGSESGWRAAETTLTKQQAEKRGIDLKFADAQQKQENQIKALRSFIAQGVDAILVAPVVATGWDEVLQEAKDAEIPVILLDRTVDANKDLYMTAVTSDLVHEGNVAGKWLVDTVAGKPCNVVELQGTTGSSPAIDRKKGFEEALKGHDNLKIVRSQTGDFTRTKGKEVMESFLKAENGGKNICALYAHNDDMAVGAIQAIKEAGLKPGTDILVVSIDAVPDIFQAMAAGEANATVELTPNMAGPAFDALAAYKKDGTMPPKWIQTESKLYTQADDPKKVYEEKKGLGY, from the coding sequence ATGAAATTCGTCAAGGCACTTAGCTGTGCAACGATCCTTGCTGCCTCCGTTTTCTCGGCCGCTTCGGCTGCCGACATGACGGTCGGCTTCTCGCAGATCGGCTCGGAGTCCGGCTGGCGCGCTGCCGAAACCACGCTCACCAAGCAGCAGGCTGAGAAGCGCGGCATCGATCTGAAGTTCGCCGATGCGCAGCAGAAGCAGGAAAACCAGATCAAGGCGCTCCGCTCCTTCATCGCCCAGGGCGTCGATGCGATCCTCGTCGCGCCGGTCGTCGCCACCGGCTGGGACGAAGTGCTGCAGGAAGCCAAGGATGCCGAAATTCCGGTCATCCTGCTCGACCGCACGGTCGACGCCAACAAGGACCTCTACATGACGGCGGTCACCTCCGACCTCGTTCATGAAGGCAATGTCGCCGGCAAGTGGCTGGTGGACACCGTTGCCGGCAAGCCTTGCAACGTCGTCGAGCTTCAGGGCACCACCGGTTCCTCGCCGGCCATCGACCGGAAGAAGGGCTTCGAAGAAGCGCTGAAGGGTCATGACAACCTGAAGATCGTCCGCTCGCAGACCGGCGACTTCACCCGCACCAAGGGCAAGGAAGTCATGGAAAGCTTCCTGAAGGCCGAAAATGGCGGCAAGAACATCTGCGCGCTCTATGCGCACAATGACGACATGGCCGTCGGCGCCATTCAGGCGATCAAGGAAGCCGGCCTGAAGCCGGGCACGGACATCCTCGTCGTCTCGATCGACGCCGTTCCGGATATCTTCCAGGCCATGGCTGCCGGTGAGGCCAATGCCACCGTCGAGTTGACGCCGAACATGGCCGGCCCGGCCTTCGACGCGCTCGCCGCCTACAAGAAGGACGGCACGATGCCGCCGAAGTGGATCCAGACGGAATCGAAGCTCTATACCCAGGCTGACGATCCGAAGAAGGTCTATGAAGAAAAGAAAGGTCTCGGCTACTAA
- the yjfF gene encoding galactofuranose ABC transporter, permease protein YjfF, with translation MKARHLPLAATILIFVLSYVLCTIQFPAMFSTRVIGNLLTDNAFLGIAAVGMTFVILSGGIDLSIGSVIAFTGVFLAVLLETTSIHPLAAFALALILTTAFGAIMGAIIHYLEMPAFIVTLAGMFLARGMAFVLSIDSIPIRHPFYSTLKSLYIKLPGGGRLTLIGGLMLLVFAAGILIAHRTRFGTNVYALGGGTATARLMGVPTAATTILIYAFSGLLAGISGIVFSLYTSAGYSLATVGVELDAIAAVVIGGTLLSGGSGFVAGTLVGILIQGLIQTYITFDGTLSSWWTKILIGVLLFAFILLQKGILYLSRNNRALAAA, from the coding sequence ATGAAAGCCCGTCACCTTCCCCTGGCCGCGACGATCCTGATCTTCGTGCTGAGCTACGTGCTCTGCACGATCCAGTTCCCGGCGATGTTCTCAACGCGGGTCATCGGCAATCTCCTGACCGACAACGCCTTTCTCGGCATCGCCGCGGTCGGCATGACCTTCGTCATTCTCTCCGGCGGCATCGATCTGTCGATCGGCTCGGTCATCGCCTTCACCGGCGTCTTCCTGGCCGTGCTGCTCGAGACCACCTCGATCCATCCGCTGGCCGCCTTCGCGCTGGCGCTGATCCTCACGACCGCCTTCGGTGCGATCATGGGGGCGATCATCCACTATCTGGAAATGCCGGCCTTCATCGTCACGCTTGCCGGCATGTTTCTCGCGCGCGGCATGGCCTTCGTCCTGTCGATCGATTCGATCCCGATCCGCCATCCCTTCTATTCGACGCTGAAGAGCCTCTACATCAAGCTTCCCGGCGGCGGTCGCCTGACCCTGATCGGCGGGCTGATGCTGCTGGTCTTTGCGGCCGGCATCCTGATCGCCCATCGCACCCGCTTCGGCACCAATGTCTACGCACTCGGCGGCGGCACAGCGACGGCGCGGCTGATGGGGGTTCCGACAGCGGCGACGACGATCCTCATCTATGCCTTCTCGGGCCTGCTCGCCGGCATTTCCGGCATCGTCTTCTCGCTCTACACCTCGGCCGGCTATTCGCTGGCGACCGTGGGCGTCGAGCTCGATGCGATCGCGGCGGTGGTGATCGGCGGAACATTGCTTTCGGGCGGGTCCGGCTTCGTCGCCGGCACGCTGGTCGGCATTCTGATCCAGGGCCTCATCCAGACCTACATCACCTTCGACGGCACGCTGTCATCCTGGTGGACGAAGATCCTGATCGGCGTGCTGCTCTTCGCCTTCATCCTTTTGCAGAAGGGCATCCTCTACCTCTCCCGCAACAACCGCGCTCTGGCCGCGGCCTGA
- a CDS encoding ribulokinase, with product MFTLGIDYGTNSVRALIVRASDGKEYGTGVVDYPSGTQGVLLDSNDHNVARQSPADYLYGLEKSVAQALAEARSKPDFDASRVAGIGVDSTGSSPMPVDSANRALGIDPRFKDNYDAQCWLWKDHTSWREAARITELAAAHRPDYIAMVGSTYSSEWWWSKIWHCLTVAPEVFEAAYSWVELADWIPSQLAGVTDPKAVVRGVCAAGHKGLYNTKWGGLPDKEFLSMLDPKLADLRDRLYDVAYDAATPAGTLSADWAARLGLPAGIPIAVGAFDVHYGAIGCGVEEGTLVKVIGTSTCDCAVIPVSKNPGDIPGICGIVEGSILPGFFGVEAGQSAVGDIFKWWVEGVCGGSGALHGELTAEASRLKPGQSGLLALDWNNGNRTILVDQRLTGLLLGQTLYTTRAEIYRALVEATAFGARAIIERIREYGVAVDRVVCTGGIAEKNPMLMQIYADVTGCTMLVAGSSQTCALGGAIAASVLAGAHPDFDSAKAAMTSLRAESYAPNAENQAVYERIYGLYRQLHDSFGGLTASADLTQLMKELIDIKYAAHA from the coding sequence ATGTTTACACTCGGCATCGACTACGGCACCAATTCGGTCCGCGCCCTCATCGTGCGCGCCTCGGATGGCAAGGAATATGGAACCGGCGTCGTCGATTATCCGAGCGGCACGCAGGGCGTCCTCCTCGATTCCAACGACCACAATGTCGCGCGCCAGAGCCCGGCCGACTACCTGTACGGCCTTGAGAAGAGCGTGGCGCAGGCGCTGGCCGAGGCGCGCAGCAAGCCGGATTTCGATGCGAGCCGGGTCGCCGGCATCGGCGTCGATTCCACCGGCTCCAGCCCGATGCCGGTCGACAGCGCCAACCGCGCGCTTGGCATCGACCCGCGCTTCAAGGACAATTACGACGCCCAGTGCTGGCTGTGGAAGGACCATACAAGCTGGCGCGAGGCGGCGCGCATCACCGAGCTCGCCGCCGCCCATCGCCCGGATTACATCGCCATGGTCGGCTCCACCTATTCCTCCGAATGGTGGTGGTCGAAGATCTGGCATTGCCTGACCGTCGCGCCCGAGGTGTTCGAGGCTGCGTATTCCTGGGTCGAACTTGCTGACTGGATTCCGTCGCAACTCGCCGGCGTCACCGATCCGAAGGCGGTCGTTCGCGGCGTCTGCGCGGCCGGGCACAAGGGTCTCTACAACACGAAATGGGGTGGCCTGCCGGACAAGGAATTCCTGTCCATGCTCGACCCCAAGCTCGCCGATCTGCGCGACCGTCTCTACGACGTGGCTTACGATGCCGCAACGCCGGCCGGAACGCTGAGCGCCGACTGGGCTGCCCGGCTCGGCCTGCCCGCCGGCATCCCGATCGCCGTCGGCGCCTTCGACGTGCATTACGGCGCCATCGGCTGCGGCGTCGAGGAAGGCACGCTGGTCAAGGTCATCGGCACCTCCACCTGCGACTGCGCGGTCATCCCCGTTTCCAAGAATCCGGGAGATATTCCCGGTATTTGCGGCATCGTCGAAGGCTCGATCCTCCCGGGCTTCTTCGGCGTTGAAGCCGGCCAATCGGCCGTCGGCGATATCTTCAAATGGTGGGTCGAGGGCGTCTGTGGCGGCTCCGGCGCATTGCATGGAGAGCTGACGGCCGAAGCCAGCCGGCTGAAGCCCGGCCAGTCCGGCCTCCTGGCGCTCGACTGGAACAACGGCAACCGCACCATCCTCGTCGACCAGCGCCTGACCGGCCTGCTGCTCGGCCAGACGCTCTACACCACCCGCGCCGAGATCTATCGTGCGCTGGTCGAGGCGACCGCCTTCGGCGCCCGTGCCATCATCGAGCGCATCCGTGAGTATGGCGTGGCGGTCGATCGCGTCGTCTGCACCGGCGGCATTGCCGAGAAGAACCCGATGCTGATGCAGATCTACGCGGACGTGACCGGCTGCACCATGCTGGTGGCCGGTTCCAGCCAGACCTGCGCGCTCGGCGGCGCCATCGCAGCCTCGGTTCTCGCCGGCGCTCATCCGGATTTCGACAGCGCCAAGGCGGCCATGACGTCGCTGCGCGCCGAGAGCTATGCGCCGAACGCCGAGAACCAGGCGGTCTATGAGCGGATCTACGGTCTCTACCGGCAGCTGCATGACAGCTTCGGGGGTCTCACCGCCTCCGCCGACCTCACCCAGCTCATGAAAGAGCTGATCGACATCAAATATGCCGCACACGCTTGA
- a CDS encoding DUF2934 domain-containing protein — MDQDRPQDDNREERIRARAYELWEKDGGSHGSHERHWQDAERELYGSAMLDGGTHELDPANSADAQDDAEDDTQDTTRQSARNMQGDIAR; from the coding sequence ATGGATCAGGACCGGCCGCAGGACGACAACCGCGAAGAGCGCATCCGCGCGCGCGCCTACGAACTTTGGGAAAAGGATGGCGGCAGCCACGGCAGCCACGAACGCCATTGGCAGGACGCCGAACGCGAGCTCTACGGCAGCGCAATGCTCGACGGCGGCACGCACGAACTCGACCCGGCCAACAGTGCGGATGCCCAAGACGACGCCGAAGACGACACGCAGGACACAACCCGCCAGTCGGCCCGCAACATGCAGGGCGATATCGCGCGCTGA
- a CDS encoding ABC transporter permease, whose product MMSMLSAYSRRLLPQLIALAIILGLISIAFPGFFNLAVQNDRLYGSLIDILNRGAPVALLAIGMTVVIATKGIDLSVGAVMAICGAVAASCITSGVSLPLTLLITVGVGLACGLWNGVLVALLDIQPIIATLVLMVAGRGIAQMVTGGAILTFNDPGLIFIGSGSLFYLPMPVVIWLMAGLLVALLVRRTALGMLIESIGVNRRASTLSGVSTPILLIAAYVLSGLCAATAGIIAAADIRGADANNAGLWLELDAILAVVVGGTSLLGGRFSIAASLLGAMIIQAINTGILLSGFPPEFNLIIKAAIIVFILLLQSPKLQGTLAFFSRRDDRPNTPVEGPKPAIGSKAK is encoded by the coding sequence ATAATGTCGATGCTCAGCGCCTATAGCCGGCGCCTTCTCCCGCAGCTGATCGCACTGGCCATCATCCTCGGCCTGATCTCGATCGCCTTTCCGGGCTTCTTCAACCTGGCCGTCCAAAACGACAGGCTCTATGGCAGCCTGATCGATATCCTGAACCGCGGGGCGCCCGTGGCGCTGCTGGCGATCGGCATGACGGTCGTCATCGCCACCAAGGGCATCGATCTCTCGGTCGGTGCGGTCATGGCGATCTGCGGCGCGGTCGCCGCCTCCTGCATTACCTCCGGCGTCTCGCTTCCGCTGACGCTGCTGATCACCGTCGGTGTCGGCCTTGCCTGCGGCTTGTGGAACGGCGTGCTGGTCGCACTTTTGGACATTCAGCCGATTATCGCCACGCTGGTGCTGATGGTCGCTGGTCGTGGTATCGCGCAGATGGTCACCGGCGGCGCGATCCTGACCTTCAACGATCCCGGCCTGATCTTCATCGGCTCCGGCTCGCTCTTCTACCTGCCGATGCCCGTCGTCATCTGGCTGATGGCCGGCCTGCTCGTGGCGCTGCTCGTCCGTCGCACCGCGCTCGGCATGCTGATCGAGTCGATCGGCGTCAACCGGCGCGCCTCGACGCTGTCGGGCGTTTCCACCCCGATCCTGCTGATCGCGGCCTACGTGTTGTCCGGCCTCTGCGCCGCCACCGCCGGCATCATCGCGGCGGCGGATATTCGCGGCGCGGATGCCAACAATGCCGGGCTCTGGCTGGAGCTGGATGCGATCCTCGCGGTCGTCGTTGGCGGGACGTCGCTCCTCGGCGGGCGCTTCTCCATCGCCGCCTCGCTGCTCGGTGCCATGATCATCCAGGCGATCAACACCGGTATCCTGCTGTCCGGCTTCCCGCCGGAGTTCAATCTCATCATCAAGGCGGCGATCATCGTCTTCATCCTGCTTCTGCAGTCGCCGAAGCTGCAGGGCACGCTCGCCTTCTTCTCGCGCCGCGACGACCGGCCGAACACGCCGGTCGAAGGTCCGAAGCCTGCCATTGGGAGCAAAGCGAAATGA
- the araA gene encoding L-arabinose isomerase, protein MIGLKPLKIWFVCGSQHLYGPETLEQVAAHAGEIAAGLGREGKFPLEIVNRPIVTTPDQAADMCIAANADPECAGIILWMHTFSPAKMWIRGLSQLQKPFLHLHTQYDRELPWATIDMDYMNLNQSAHGDREAGFMHTRLRLGRKVVVGHWTDPDVHARIDAWIRAVRAWADWQGARFCRFGDNMRQVAVTEGDKVSAEMAFGFSVNGYGIGDLVAKMNAISDADVEALAAEYETLYAVEPELAKGGARHDRLLYNARQELGMRAFLEEGGFKGFTTTFEDLHGLTQLPGLAPQRLMADGYGFAGEGDWKTSALLRAVKVMGHGMSGATSFMEDYTYHMAPGAEQVLGAHMLEICPTIASDKPAVEIHPLGIGGKEDPVRLVFNSRTGDALNVTLVDLGNRFRLLVNEVEAVSHPDLPNLPVARAVWKCKPDFKTACTAWILAGGAHHTAYSYDVTTEMLEDFATIAGIELAVINDDTTLPTFKQDLRNNEVYYHFARGIRA, encoded by the coding sequence ATGATTGGGTTGAAGCCTCTGAAGATCTGGTTCGTCTGCGGATCGCAGCATCTCTACGGACCGGAGACGCTGGAGCAGGTGGCCGCGCATGCCGGCGAGATCGCTGCCGGTCTCGGCCGCGAAGGCAAGTTTCCGCTGGAAATCGTCAACCGGCCGATCGTGACGACGCCGGATCAGGCGGCCGACATGTGCATTGCCGCCAATGCCGATCCGGAATGCGCCGGCATCATCCTCTGGATGCACACCTTCTCGCCGGCCAAGATGTGGATCCGCGGCCTGTCGCAGCTGCAGAAGCCGTTCCTGCATCTCCACACCCAGTATGACCGCGAGCTCCCCTGGGCCACGATCGACATGGATTACATGAACCTCAACCAGTCCGCCCATGGCGACCGGGAAGCGGGTTTCATGCACACCCGCCTGCGCCTCGGCCGCAAGGTCGTGGTCGGCCACTGGACGGACCCGGACGTCCATGCCCGCATCGACGCCTGGATCCGCGCCGTGCGCGCCTGGGCCGATTGGCAGGGCGCGCGCTTCTGCCGCTTCGGCGACAATATGCGCCAGGTCGCCGTGACTGAAGGCGACAAGGTCTCGGCCGAAATGGCCTTCGGCTTCTCGGTCAATGGCTATGGCATCGGCGATCTCGTCGCCAAGATGAACGCGATCAGCGATGCCGATGTCGAAGCCCTCGCCGCGGAATACGAGACGCTTTATGCCGTCGAGCCGGAGCTTGCCAAGGGCGGCGCCCGCCACGACCGGCTGCTCTACAATGCCCGCCAGGAGCTCGGCATGCGCGCCTTCCTCGAGGAAGGTGGCTTCAAGGGCTTCACCACCACCTTCGAAGACCTGCATGGCCTGACCCAGCTGCCCGGCCTCGCGCCCCAGCGGCTGATGGCCGATGGCTACGGCTTTGCCGGCGAAGGCGATTGGAAGACCTCCGCGCTCCTGCGCGCCGTCAAGGTCATGGGCCACGGCATGTCCGGTGCCACCTCCTTCATGGAAGACTACACCTATCACATGGCTCCGGGCGCAGAGCAGGTGCTGGGCGCCCATATGCTGGAAATCTGCCCGACCATCGCGTCTGATAAGCCTGCAGTGGAGATCCACCCGCTCGGCATCGGCGGCAAGGAAGATCCGGTCCGCCTGGTGTTCAATTCCCGCACCGGCGACGCGTTGAACGTCACGCTCGTCGATCTCGGCAATCGCTTCCGCCTGCTGGTCAACGAGGTCGAGGCCGTTTCGCATCCCGACCTGCCGAACCTCCCGGTCGCGCGCGCCGTCTGGAAGTGCAAGCCGGACTTCAAGACCGCCTGCACGGCCTGGATCCTGGCCGGCGGCGCGCACCACACCGCCTACAGCTATGATGTGACGACCGAGATGCTGGAGGATTTCGCCACCATCGCCGGCATCGAGCTGGCCGTCATCAATGACGACACGACGCTGCCGACCTTCAAGCAGGATCTGCGCAACAACGAGGTCTACTACCACTTCGCGCGCGGCATCCGGGCGTAA
- the araD gene encoding L-ribulose-5-phosphate 4-epimerase AraD: MYTELKREAYEANVALPRHGLINLTFGNASAVDRARGVFAIKPSGVDYVALKPEDMVIVDFEGKRVEGTLNPSSDTPTHRRLLMAFPEIGGVVHTHSSHATAFAQAGRAIPIFGTTHADYFNGAIPVTRKMTEEEIATAYEWETGNVIVERIGTLDPLDFPGVLVNRHAPFTWGKTVAKAVEVAVAVECIAQMALMSLQLEPRLPEIEPELLAKHFKRKHGPGAYYGQAETKA, from the coding sequence ATGTATACCGAACTCAAGCGGGAGGCTTACGAGGCCAATGTGGCGCTGCCGCGCCACGGCCTCATCAACCTCACCTTCGGCAATGCGAGCGCGGTCGACCGCGCCCGCGGCGTCTTTGCCATCAAGCCGAGCGGCGTCGACTATGTAGCGCTGAAGCCGGAGGACATGGTCATCGTCGATTTCGAAGGCAAGCGGGTGGAGGGGACGCTCAACCCGTCCTCCGACACGCCGACCCATCGTCGCCTGCTGATGGCCTTTCCGGAGATCGGCGGCGTGGTGCACACGCATTCATCGCATGCCACCGCCTTCGCCCAGGCTGGCCGCGCCATCCCGATCTTCGGCACCACCCATGCCGACTATTTCAACGGCGCGATCCCCGTCACCCGCAAGATGACGGAAGAGGAGATCGCTACGGCTTATGAATGGGAGACCGGCAATGTGATCGTCGAGCGGATCGGCACTCTCGATCCGCTCGATTTCCCCGGCGTCCTCGTCAATCGCCATGCACCCTTTACCTGGGGCAAGACGGTGGCGAAGGCCGTGGAAGTGGCGGTCGCGGTCGAATGCATCGCCCAGATGGCGCTGATGTCGCTGCAGTTGGAGCCGCGCCTGCCGGAGATCGAGCCGGAGCTGCTCGCCAAGCATTTCAAGCGCAAGCACGGCCCCGGCGCCTATTACGGCCAGGCTGAAACGAAAGCTTGA
- the ytfR gene encoding galactofuranose ABC transporter, ATP-binding protein YtfR: protein MQSTTILSASRIDKVFPGARALNKVDFELRRGEVHALLGENGAGKSTLVKCLTGAYHRDGGTITLDGTEVDPRDTLDAQRLGIGTVYQEVNLLPNLSVAENLYIGRQPRLFGLVDTRRMNRMARELLKDYELDIDVTAGLDSYSVAIQQVIAIARAVDLSGKVLILDEPTASLDAHEVAMLFRVVRRLKERGLGIIFITHFLEQVFEITDRITVLRNGQLVGTRETAGLERLDLIAMMLGRELQQEVRSAAHADTSSAGDIRFRFRGFGRKGRINPFDLDVRPGEVIGIAGLLGSGRTETAEVMFGARKADSGTAEIDDKPVDLSSPRAAIRQKFGFCPEDRKTDGIIGDLSVRENIALALQARRGWARPISRAEQDRLADHYIKALDIRTSDREKPIKLLSGGNQQKAILARWLATDPDFLILDEPTRGIDVGAHAEIIRLIEELCQKGMALVVISSEIEELVVYSHRVIVLRDHEHVAELTGEAITTDGIVNAIATAHKTEAA from the coding sequence ATGCAGTCCACCACCATTCTGTCCGCCAGCCGCATCGACAAGGTCTTCCCCGGAGCCCGCGCGCTCAACAAGGTCGATTTCGAGCTGCGCCGTGGCGAAGTCCATGCCCTGCTCGGCGAAAACGGGGCCGGCAAGTCGACGCTCGTGAAATGCCTGACCGGCGCCTATCACCGCGACGGCGGCACGATCACGCTCGACGGCACCGAGGTCGATCCGCGCGATACGCTGGATGCCCAGCGCCTCGGCATCGGCACGGTCTATCAGGAGGTCAACCTCCTGCCGAACCTGAGCGTCGCCGAAAACCTCTATATCGGCCGCCAGCCGCGTCTCTTCGGCCTCGTCGATACGCGGCGCATGAACCGCATGGCGCGCGAACTCCTCAAGGATTACGAGCTCGACATCGACGTGACCGCGGGTCTCGACAGCTATTCGGTCGCCATCCAGCAGGTCATCGCCATTGCCCGCGCCGTCGATCTGTCCGGCAAGGTGCTGATCCTCGACGAGCCGACCGCCAGCCTCGATGCCCATGAGGTCGCCATGCTGTTCCGCGTCGTGCGGCGGCTGAAGGAGCGCGGGCTCGGCATCATCTTCATCACCCACTTCCTCGAACAGGTCTTCGAGATCACCGATCGCATCACCGTGTTGCGCAACGGCCAGCTGGTCGGCACGCGCGAGACGGCGGGGCTTGAGCGGCTCGATCTGATCGCCATGATGCTCGGGCGCGAGCTGCAGCAGGAGGTGCGCTCCGCCGCCCATGCCGATACGAGTTCGGCTGGAGATATCCGCTTCCGCTTCCGCGGTTTCGGACGCAAGGGCCGCATCAACCCCTTCGATCTCGATGTCCGCCCCGGCGAGGTGATCGGCATTGCCGGCCTGCTCGGCTCCGGCCGCACCGAGACGGCGGAGGTCATGTTCGGCGCCCGCAAGGCCGACAGCGGCACGGCGGAAATCGACGACAAACCAGTCGATCTCTCCTCGCCGCGCGCGGCCATTCGGCAGAAATTCGGCTTCTGTCCCGAGGATCGCAAGACAGACGGCATCATCGGCGATCTCTCCGTGCGCGAGAACATCGCGCTCGCCCTGCAGGCGCGGCGCGGCTGGGCGCGGCCGATCTCGCGCGCCGAACAGGACCGGCTCGCCGATCACTACATCAAGGCGCTCGATATCCGCACCTCCGATCGCGAAAAGCCGATCAAGCTGCTTTCGGGCGGCAACCAGCAGAAGGCGATCCTCGCCCGCTGGCTGGCGACCGATCCCGATTTCCTGATCCTCGACGAGCCGACCCGCGGCATCGACGTCGGTGCCCACGCCGAAATCATCCGCCTGATCGAAGAGCTCTGTCAGAAGGGCATGGCGCTGGTCGTCATCTCCTCGGAAATCGAGGAGCTGGTCGTCTATAGCCACCGCGTCATCGTGCTGCGCGACCATGAACATGTGGCCGAGCTTACCGGCGAGGCCATCACCACGGACGGCATCGTCAATGCGATCGCCACCGCCCACAAGACGGAGGCCGCATAA
- the tal gene encoding transaldolase, whose translation MSKLEQLREMTTVVADTGDIEAVARLKPVDCTTNPTIVLKALGTPLFDEINAEAIRWAKSQSASGDALVSAVADRLAVSVGAELTKLVPGRVSTEVDADLSFDTEGSIAKARQIIAAYKERGIERDRILIKLASTWEGIRAAEVLQKEGIDCNLTLLFSMAQAVACADAKVFLISPFVGRILDWYVKSTGETYTSETDPGVVSVREIYNYYKSNGIDTVVMGASFRNIGEIEALAGCDRLTISPALLEELDKDQGTLERKLSPENVKPIEKIAIDEKTFRWMLNEDAMATEKLSEGIRAFGKDLNVLRDQVRKRLA comes from the coding sequence ATGTCCAAGCTTGAACAACTGCGCGAGATGACCACGGTCGTCGCGGACACGGGCGACATCGAGGCGGTTGCCCGCCTGAAGCCGGTCGATTGCACCACCAACCCGACCATCGTGCTGAAGGCGCTCGGCACGCCGCTGTTCGACGAGATCAACGCCGAAGCGATCCGCTGGGCAAAGTCGCAGAGCGCGAGCGGCGATGCGCTGGTCTCTGCCGTGGCCGACCGTCTGGCCGTGTCCGTCGGCGCAGAGCTGACCAAGCTCGTGCCCGGCCGCGTCTCGACAGAAGTCGATGCCGATCTCTCCTTCGATACGGAAGGCTCGATCGCCAAGGCGCGCCAGATTATCGCTGCCTACAAGGAGCGCGGCATCGAGCGGGACCGGATCCTGATCAAGCTGGCGTCCACCTGGGAAGGTATCCGCGCTGCGGAAGTGCTGCAGAAGGAAGGCATCGACTGCAACCTGACGCTCCTCTTCAGCATGGCCCAGGCCGTTGCCTGCGCGGACGCCAAGGTCTTCCTCATCTCGCCCTTCGTCGGCCGCATCCTCGACTGGTACGTCAAGTCGACCGGCGAGACGTACACTTCCGAGACTGATCCGGGCGTCGTCTCCGTGCGCGAGATCTATAATTACTACAAGTCGAACGGCATCGACACGGTCGTCATGGGCGCCTCCTTCCGCAACATCGGCGAGATCGAAGCGCTGGCCGGCTGCGATCGCCTGACGATCAGCCCGGCGCTGCTCGAGGAGCTCGACAAGGACCAGGGCACGCTGGAGCGCAAGCTTTCGCCGGAGAACGTCAAGCCGATCGAGAAGATCGCGATCGATGAAAAGACCTTCCGCTGGATGCTGAACGAAGACGCCATGGCCACCGAGAAGCTCTCGGAAGGCATCCGCGCCTTCGGCAAGGACCTGAACGTGCTGCGCGACCAGGTTCGCAAGCGCCTCGCCTGA